TGGCCTTCGCGCTAGGGTTACTTCAACATCAGGAGCTAATAAGCAGAGGGTAAATTTGGCATGAGTGAGCACAGTCCCTATGAGCAACTTGGCGTAAGCGAAGGAGCCTCGTTTGATGAGATTCAGGAAGCAAAAAGCCGCCTGATGGAGCAATGCGGGGACGATCGCAAGCTGATGGACAGTATTGAGACGGCCTATGATGCGGTGTTAATGCATCGTCTCCGGATGCGGCAGGAGGGCAAGATTAAGGTGCCCGATCGCATCAGATTTGCCGAGGAATCTGCCCCGAAGGAACCGCCCCGTCTAGCGCCGTCCCTGCAACCCAATTTGACCCAACTGCCTGGATGGATGCAGCAGTTGGTGGACAATCCCAGTCCCACGGAGGTACTCTGGCCTGCCCTCGTGTTTGGTGTGTTTGGGGTGGTTATTCTGGTGGCTCCCAACCCTAGCTCGTTGCTACAGCTTGCCTTAGTGGGGGGCATTGGCACCAGTACCTATTTCTTAAATCGGAAGGAACAGCGCACGGGCAGAGCTATCCTCCTCAGCTTTATCGGGTTAGGGCTGGGCCTGTTCCTGGGCACCCTCCTCTATGGTTTGCTGCAAGGTCTCCTCAGTCCCTTGGGGGTGCAGGGCGATCAATGGGCGACGTTCACCAGCTTAGTGACCCTCTGGCTGGTGTCGAGTTTCCTACGTTGACTATTCAGGGGGAAAGTGAGTAGGGTTTCAGCCCGACGATCGCCGGTCAGGACCGTCTCCAAGGGGTTCAGTTGACTGGGCAACCCTCGACCTTGGGTAGGGTTCTCGCCCCCATGCCGACCCTCTGACCGCCAACCAGCGGGGCAACCACGGGGGGATTGCCCCTACCAAAATCGGGGAATCTGCCAAGGTGAAATAGACCCTCTCCCATCGCCTCAGGTCTGTTTTCTGAAGCCTGAAACCCTCATTCTCCCGTGACCCCCTGAATAATTACGATCCAAAGCTAGATCCAGAGCTAAATCCAAAGCTAGATCCAGAGCAATTCTCCGCCCCATTAGGTTTGCCCATGGGAGGTTTGCCCATGGGAGGTTTGCCCATGGGAGGTTTGCCAGCGCGGGGTTTATCAAGGAGACAACAAGGCATAGAACATCCTTAAGCCATGGCCTGAACCTCAACGGATTGGAGGACAGGTACGAGATTTTAGGGGTGTTTTGTGCTTTTGGCTGTGCTCCTCTGGGATCTTTGCGGTCCACGGTAATTTCACGGTGATTTCACGGTGGGGTAATTTCACGGTGGTTTATCCCCAGGGTAACGGTATCCGTCAGTCCGCAACTATTAGCCTTTGAATATGATCAACAAACGCCTGTTGATCAATGACCGGTTTGGAAATATAGCTATCGGCACCGCTTTGACTGAGGAAGTTTTCACGATCGCCCCGCATGGCATGGGCGGTCACGAGGATCACGGGTAAGTGGGCGGTGCTGGCATCAGCTTTCAGCATTCGAGTAATGGCGATGCCATCAACAGGCTTCCCTTCATAGGAACTATGGGCCAAGGATACATCCATCAAAATCAGACTAATTTCGCCAGAACTCGCCAGCTTCATGACCTCTGTTGCATCTTCGGTGTGAAGGACATCTAATTTGGCCCGTTTCTTGAGGATTTTGGTGAAAACTAAAATATTTGCTGGATCATCTTCCACGATGAGAACCGTTGCCATAACGCTTGCCTTAAATGAACCTAACGGAGTTGTCTTGTTTTTGTTGATGGGGTCTTGTTTATTAAGGATATACCCTAGGCTCAGGGAAAACGTCGGTCAGCCTAGAGGGTGACTAGCGGGATGACTGGCGGGATGACTAGCGGGATGACTGGCGGGATGACTGGCGGGGCGACCCAGGGTCGCCTGGTCGGTCAGGGGCAACCGGGCCTCGATCGGAGTGTTGGTGTTTTGAGCCTTTTGTAGAACAATTGAACTATAGACGGTCAACGATCGACGGTCAACGATCGACGGTCAACGATCGACGGTCAACGATCGGACGATCGAAGTGCTATAACGCCTAAGGCATTGCCCCCGACTCTATCCTGTCCTAGGCTCAAGACAGTTGCTCGGTCCCTTGCTCGATCCCTGGCTCCCTCCCACGAGTCCTACAGGGGTCCAAGATCAGGACTTCGAGGTTTAGATCAATAGGTGGGTACGCGGTAGCCCCTTGAACCCCTGCCCTTAGGCTGTTTTGCTCCCTTCCTCATGCTCGTAATCAGGATATAACCCCCATGGCCGACCCGTTGAATGTCCTTGGCACGGAACGAATTGTGAGCACTGCGCTCCACCAAGAAATGCAGCGCTCCTACCTGGAATATGCCATGAGTGTGATCGTGGGGCGGGCCTTGCCGGATGTGCGGGATGGTCTGAAGCCGGTACAGCGGCGCATTCTCTATGCCATGCATGAGTTGGGATTGGTGCCCGATCGCCCCTTCCGCAAATGTGCCCGCGTGGTGGGGGATGTGCTGGGAAAATACCATCCCCATGGGGATCAGGCGGTTTACGATGCCCTGGTGCGGTTAGTGCAGGATTTTTCCTGTCGGTATCCCCTGTTGGCGGGCCATGGCAATTTTGGATCCGTAGACAATGATCCCCCCGCCGCCATGCGCTATACAGAGACGCGCCTTGCTCCCATTAGCCATGGGGGGATGTTGGGGGAGATTGGCGAAGAAACTGTAGATTTTGCCGCTAATTTCGATAATTCCCAGCAGGAACCGGTTGTTCTCCCGGCTCAATTGCCCTTTTTGTTGCTCAATGGCTGTTCTGGCATTGCCGTGGGCATGGCCACCAATATCCCCCCCCACAACCTGGGGGAAATCATTGATGGCTTGGTGGCGTTGATCGATCGCCCCGATCTGCCCGATGCTAACCTGCTGAAGTTAATTCCAGGGCCGGATTTCCCCACCGGGGGCCAAGTGATGGGTCAGGAGGGCATTGAGGAAGCCTATACCCAGGGCAAAGGCAGCATTACGGTGCGGGGAGTGGCGACGGTGGAGCAGACCCAGCCCGGTCGGGGACGACACCGCCGCACCGCCATTATTGTGACGGAATTGCCCTATCAGGTGAATAAGGCGGCCTGGATTGAGAAGATGGCGGCCCTGGCCAACCAGGAAAAGTTAGAGGGCATTGCCGATATTCGGGACGAGAGCGATCGCGACGGGATGCGGGTGGTCATTGAACTGCGGCGCGAGGCTAACCCCGCCCAGGTGCTCCAGGATCTTCACCAAAAAACCCCCCTGCAAACCACCTTTGGGGCGATCTTTTTGGCCTTAGTGGATGGTCAACCCCGACAATTGAGCTTGAAGCAGGTGCTTCAGGAGTTCCTGGACTTTCGGGAGGAAACCCTCACTCGCCGCTACCGCTATGGGCTGAACCAGGCCAACGATCGCCTAGAGGTGGTGGAAGGGTTGCTCACCGCCTTGACCCATCTCGATCAGATTATTGAGATTCTGCGGCAGGCGCGGGATGGCACCACGGCTAAGGTGCAGTTGCAGGTGCATTTTGATTTAAACGATCGCCAAACCGATGCCATTTTGGCCATGCCCCTGCGTCGCCTCACCGGCATTGAGCGGGAAAACCTGGAACAGGAAGCCCAGACCCTGAAGGCCAGTATTGGCAAATTACAGCAGTTATTGGACGATCGCCAGGAACTGCTCAAGTCCCTGAAGAAAGATCTCCGCGCCCTCAAACGCACCTATCATTCCCCCCGCCGCACCCAAATCCACAGTAGCGAAGCCGTGGCCCAGGCCACCCAGGAACTGGTGGAGTCGATCGCGGGAACGGCGATCGAGGCGGAACGCTGTGTGCTGGAATTTAGCCAGCGGGGCTATGTGCGCCGCCACAGCCGCCGCAAGTTCCAACGCCACATTAGCCTGGATCCCATGGTCAAGCTGGAGGAGGGAGAAGACTGTCCCCAAGATCGGGCCGTGGTGGATGAAACCCAGGAGGTGTTGTTGTTAACGCCCCTGGGCAAAGCCTTCACCGTCAAGGCCCAGGACTTGCCCCCCGTCAGTCGCCGCAATCCACGGGGAATGCCCTTAATCACCGCCCTACCGGAAGAGAGCCAGAAAAGTCCCGGTGGGATAACCCGCTACTTTGTCTTACCCGCCGATAGTACCGATCTCAGCCTGATTGCCCTCACCCGCCAGGGTCGCATTAAGCGCCTGCCCCTGGCTGACTTCCAGCAGTTGACGAACCGGGGACTGTCGTTCATTAAGCTCAAGGACGACGATACCTTGGCCTTCGCCACGATCCACCAAGGGGGGGAACAGTTGGTGCTGGCTACGTCTAAGGGACGCTTGTTGCGGTTTCCGGTCAACGATCGCCAACTGCCCTTTATGGGTCGCACGGCCCAGGGCCACAATGCCTTTCTGCGTCTCCGTGCCCAAGAAACCCTGGTGGGCTGTGTCAGTGGGGCGGTCAGTGATGAGCTGCTGTTTGTGTCTGC
Above is a window of Prochlorothrix hollandica PCC 9006 = CALU 1027 DNA encoding:
- a CDS encoding CPP1-like family protein; this encodes MSEHSPYEQLGVSEGASFDEIQEAKSRLMEQCGDDRKLMDSIETAYDAVLMHRLRMRQEGKIKVPDRIRFAEESAPKEPPRLAPSLQPNLTQLPGWMQQLVDNPSPTEVLWPALVFGVFGVVILVAPNPSSLLQLALVGGIGTSTYFLNRKEQRTGRAILLSFIGLGLGLFLGTLLYGLLQGLLSPLGVQGDQWATFTSLVTLWLVSSFLR
- a CDS encoding response regulator, which produces MATVLIVEDDPANILVFTKILKKRAKLDVLHTEDATEVMKLASSGEISLILMDVSLAHSSYEGKPVDGIAITRMLKADASTAHLPVILVTAHAMRGDRENFLSQSGADSYISKPVIDQQAFVDHIQRLIVAD
- a CDS encoding DNA gyrase/topoisomerase IV subunit A; translation: MADPLNVLGTERIVSTALHQEMQRSYLEYAMSVIVGRALPDVRDGLKPVQRRILYAMHELGLVPDRPFRKCARVVGDVLGKYHPHGDQAVYDALVRLVQDFSCRYPLLAGHGNFGSVDNDPPAAMRYTETRLAPISHGGMLGEIGEETVDFAANFDNSQQEPVVLPAQLPFLLLNGCSGIAVGMATNIPPHNLGEIIDGLVALIDRPDLPDANLLKLIPGPDFPTGGQVMGQEGIEEAYTQGKGSITVRGVATVEQTQPGRGRHRRTAIIVTELPYQVNKAAWIEKMAALANQEKLEGIADIRDESDRDGMRVVIELRREANPAQVLQDLHQKTPLQTTFGAIFLALVDGQPRQLSLKQVLQEFLDFREETLTRRYRYGLNQANDRLEVVEGLLTALTHLDQIIEILRQARDGTTAKVQLQVHFDLNDRQTDAILAMPLRRLTGIERENLEQEAQTLKASIGKLQQLLDDRQELLKSLKKDLRALKRTYHSPRRTQIHSSEAVAQATQELVESIAGTAIEAERCVLEFSQRGYVRRHSRRKFQRHISLDPMVKLEEGEDCPQDRAVVDETQEVLLLTPLGKAFTVKAQDLPPVSRRNPRGMPLITALPEESQKSPGGITRYFVLPADSTDLSLIALTRQGRIKRLPLADFQQLTNRGLSFIKLKDDDTLAFATIHQGGEQLVLATSKGRLLRFPVNDRQLPFMGRTAQGHNAFLRLRAQETLVGCVSGAVSDELLFVSAKGYVKRTPIGLIPQGNRGDLGTTAFAFTLKTDHLVAVQRLMTQAWVTVVTDQDRMARLDGSTVPVYGRDGGGDRLIQPQRDESIVQVSVMAQDLPD